Genomic window (Mesorhizobium sp. M4B.F.Ca.ET.058.02.1.1):
GTGGCGGTGTTTGTCGGTTCCTACGTTCGGATGGTGTCCCTGCCGGACGAGAATCGTGGAAAACCGATCGAAAAGGTGCGCAGGTCATCGATCGGACGCATTTGCCGAATTGTTGAGCCGTACGAAGGGACATCGACGAATGGCATCCAAATCAGCAGTGGCGAATTTCGGCTCCACTACGCTCCCCTTTCTCTCGATGGTATCCAAGGAATCTCGTTTTACGCAGCTCCGACGGACATAGAGCTCGTCGCGGCTACAGAGGAAATGCTGCTGCTCTATAGCGAAGACATCTGGCAACTTGTCCGGCCTTTCGGTGAAAAGCAGGACACCCCGACTTTCGAGCGGCTGGTGGCAGCGTTCGGTTTCTCAGAAGTTTGAACATCATCATTCACAGGAGCAAGGCAATGCCGTCGAGCGAACTGCTCATCGCGTTTTTCGCCACCACGGCGATCTTCGCCTACATTCCCGGTCCTGCCATGCTCTACGCGGCGGCGCAGACGATGGCGCGCGGGCGCTGGTCAGGTTTGACGGCGGCGCTCGGCATCCATCTCGGCGGCTATGTGCATGTCCTTGCGGCGGCAGCGGGTCTTTCGGTGCTGTTCCATGCCGTTCCGCCGCTCTACATGGCGGTCAAGCTCATCGGCGCGCTCTATCTGATTTGGCTCGGCGTCTCGCTTTTCCGCGCCAGGACGCAAGGCGGCGACTCGGCGCTGCCCGCCATCGAGCGGAAATCGGCCCGCCGCGCCTTTTTCGAGAGCATCACCGTCGAAGTGCTCAATCCCAAGACGGCGATCTTCTTCATGGCGTTCCTGCCGCAATTCATCGATGCCTCGGCGGCATTTCCGGTCTGGCTGCAGTTCGTCATCCTTGGCACCCTCGTCAACCTGATGTTCTCCTCCGCCGACATAGCGTGCGTCTTCCTGGCCGGGGCGATGATCGCCGGGCTGCGGCGTTCGAGCCGCGCGCAGCGGCTGATGCAGCGCGCGGGCTGCGCGGTGCTGGTTGGTCTCGGCGTCCATGTCGCCCTGCAGAAGAGCTGAACGGCCGGCCGGGGTTCTGCGGCGACCCGTCCCCCGGCCGCCGTTGCGCTGGCTCGAATTGCGGTATATCGGCTTCGCCATGAACGACCGTCCAGCCATTTGAACCCCGAACCATCCTCAGAAACGGCTTTTTCCGCGCGTTGCCAGTGACATGATCAATCATCATCTGCCTTCCCCGGAACCTTTGCACCGCGCCATCGCGCGCTTTGGCGGCGTCACCGTGCTGGTGGTCGGCGACTTCATCCTCGACCGTTTCGTCAGCGGCGTGATCGAGCGGATCTCGCCGGAGGCGCCCATTCCGGTGCTGCACGGACGTGGCGAGATGCTGGCGATGGGCGGTGCCGGCAACGTCGTCTCCAACATCGTCTCGCTGGGCGCCGCCGCAATTCCTGTTTCGGTGATCGGCGCCGACAAGGCGGGCGACGATCTGATGCGGATGCTTGGCGAGCTTGGCGCCGAGACATTCGGCCTGTCGCAGCAGCGCGACCGCATGACCTCGTCGAAGAGCCGCTTCAGCGCGCTCAATCAGCAGGTGTTGCGTTTCGACGAGGAGGAGGTGAAGTCGCTCAACGCCGCCGAGCGATCGACGCTGGTCGAGCATTTCCGCACGGCCCTTGCGCGCGCCGACATCGTCATCCTGTCCGATTACGGCAAGGGCATGCTGCTCGACGGCGTCGCCGGCGAGCTGATCTCGATCTGCCGCGAGGCGGGAAAGCCGGTGCTGGTCGATCCCAAGGGCCGCGACTATGCCCGCTATGCAGGCGCGACGGCGGTCACGCCCAACCGCAAGGAACTCGGCGAGGCCGTGGGGCGCGCGGTGTTTGCCGATGACGAGATCGTGGCGGCGACGCGGGAACTGATCTCGGCGCATGGCTTCGACTTCGTCGTCGCGACGCGCAGCGAAAAGGGCATGAGCGTCGTCGAGCCCGACGATGCGCGCCACATCGCCACGCAGGCGCGGGAGGTGTTCGACGTCTCCGGCGCCGGCGATACTGTCATCGCCACCTTCGCGCTCGCACTCGCGGCGGGCGCCGACCGTGTGCAGGCCGCTACAATCGCCAATGCCGCCGGCGGCGTCGTGGTGGGCAAGCGCGGCACGGCGCGGCTGACGGTCGAGGAACTGACGGGGGCGCTGTTCCGCTCGCATGGGCCGGTCGCGCACAAGGATGCCATCCTCGACGCCGCCGCGGCAGCCAGGATGGTGGCCGCGTGGAAAGAGGAAGGGCTGACAGTCGGCTTCACCAATGGCTGCTTCGACATCCTGCATGCCGGCCATGTCAGCCTGCTGCACGCGGCGCGCAGCCAGTGCGACCGGCTGGTGCTCGGCCTCAACAGCGATGCTTCGGTGCGCCGGCTGAAGGGCCCGGGACGTCCGGTCAACGACCAGCACGACCGCGCCTGCGTGCTGGCGGCCCTAGCCTCGGTCGACGCCGTCGTCGTCTTCGAGGAAGACACGCCGCTGGCGCTGATCGAAGCCTTGTTGCCCGACATTCTGGTCAAGGGCGCCGACTATACGATCGACAAGGTGGTCGGCGCCGACGTGGTGCAGAAGGCCGGCGGGCGCGTGGTGCTGGTCGACCTCGTCGCCGGCAAGAGCACGACCGGCACCATCGGCAGGATGCGCGCTACCAATTGAGGGTTTCATGTCCGCACTGAACGACTATCTGGTTCGCTCGGCGGCCGCGCTTACGGCGACGGTCGAACGCGACCTTACCGCCGAGATGGAACGCGCCGTGAGCACGGTCGTCACCGCGCTGTCGCAAGGCAAGGCGCTGCTGATCTGCGGCAATGGCGGCTCGGCTAGCGATGCCATCCATATCGCCGGCGAGCTGGTCGGCCGCTTCCTCAAGGAGCGCAAGGCCTACAATGTCATCGCGCTGCCGGCCAATGCGGCGGTGCTGACCGCCTGGGGTAACGACTACGGTTTCGACACGGTTTTCTCGCGCCAGGTCGAGGCCCATGGCTCGCAAGGCGCCGTGCTGCTCGCCATCTCGACCAGCGGCAATTCGCCGAGCATCCTGGCTGCCGCCGAACAGGCTCGCATGATGAGCATGACGGTGATCAGCCTGACCGGCGACACCGGCGGCAAGCTCAAGCCGCTGACCGACATCCTGCTCAACGTGCCGTCGATCTCGACGCCGATCATCCAGCAGGGGCATCTGTGCCTCTACCATTATCTGTGCGAGGCGGTCGAAGCGCGTCTCAGCAATGGCTGATAGCAAGCCGCCGTATCCGCTCGATGAGCCCGGTCTTTGGGTTGAGCGGACTCGCGACAGGACCTTTGCGACTGGCCTGCCAGCGATCTTTCTCGACCGCGACGGTACCATCAATGTCGACACCGGCTATCCGAGCGATCCCGCTGATATCGTGCTGCGGCCGGAAATGCTACCGGTTATCCGAACGGCCAATCTTGTCGGTCTTCCCGCAATTATCATCTCGAACCAATCAGGTATTGCGCGCGGTTATTTCGGCTGGGCTGAATTCGCCGCCGTGAATGCCAAGCTGCTGGCACTTCTCGAAGTCGAGCAATGCCGGATCGATATGGTGTTCGCCTGTGCGTACCATTCGAGTGGCACGGGTGAGCTGGCGATGGGCGATCATCCGATGCGCAAGCCCAATCCCGGCATGCTTTTGCGTGCTCGTGATTTGTTGGGTGTGGACATTGGTCGATCGATCATCGTTGGCGACAAGGCCGACGACATGGAAGCCGGTCGAAGGGCCGGGCTGGCGGAAGGCTGGCTGGTCGGCGGCAGGTTCAACAAAAAGGCCGCGGACGGCAGTTTTGCGATACGCAAGCTAATGACGGGCAATGATTATCGCAGATTGTGCGACCTAATTGCCGGGTGGGCGCGGTTTAGAACGCCACCAGGCCCTCATCCTTGACGCGACGGATGGTGAGCGCGGTGCGCACGGTATCGACATTCGGCGCCGAGGCCAGTTCCTCGATGACGAAGGTCTGGAAGGTGCCGAGGTCGCTCGCCACGCAGTGCAGCAGGAAGTCGGATTCACCGGATACCATCCAGGCGTCGCGCACGATCGGCCAGCCGCGCGTGCGCTCGGCGAAGGTCTTCAGCTCGGCGTCGGCCTGATGATGCAGGCCGATGAGGCAGAAGGCGACGACATCCATGCCGAGCGCCGGCGCGTTGAGCAGGGCGCGGTAGCCGCGGATGATGCCGGCCTCCTCCAGCCGCCGGACGCGGCGCAGGCAAGGCGGCGCCGAAATGCCGACGCGGTTGGACAACTCGACATTGGTCATGCGCCCGTCATCCTGCAGCTCGCGCAGGATCTTCCAGTCGATGGCGTCGAGATCAGCTTTGAGCGGCATGGTCGGCTTTCGTGCGCGCAAGAATCTTTCGTGATTTTGTAATTAGACTTTCCGATGCATGCCATCCCTCCGTCCGACGATTTTTGACCGGAGGGTGAGAGATATTGCCGGCTATGCCGGCGCAGCTTTCCGGGGACGAATCCCAACCCGCCTTGCTGGCGCCGCGGGCAGCACTTACATTACGCGCGACAATCGGGCGGGATTTCCTTTAATCAAAATCCTTGGCTGCCCTCAGCAGAGAGCTTTCATGACCACCAAGCACGCGCCAGTCCTCATCATCGGCTCCGGCCCAGCCGGCTATACGGCGGCGATCTATGCCGCCCGCGCCATGCTGAAACCCATGCTGGTCGCCGGCCTGCAGCAGGGCGGCCAGTTGATGATCACCACCGACGTCGAAAACTATCCGGGCTTTGCCGATCCTATCCAGGGTCCATGGCTGATGGAGCAGATGCTGAAGCAGGCCGAGCATGTCGGCACCGACATCGTCAACGACATCATCACCGAGGTCGACCTCAACGTGCGGCCGTTCCGGGCCAAGGGCGATTCCGGCACCACCTACACCGCCGACGCGCTGATCATCGCCACCGGCGCGCAGGCGAAATGGCTGGGCATTCCCTCCGAGCAGACCTTCATGGGCTTCGGCGTCTCGGCCTGCGCAACCTGCGACGGCTTCTTCTATCGCGGCAAGGATGTCGCGGTGGTCGGCGGCGGCAATTCGGCGGTGGAGGAGGCGCTCTATCTCTCGAACCTCGCCAAGAGCGTCACCGTCATTCACCGGCGCGGCGACTTCCGCGCCGAGCGCATCCTGCGCGAGCGGCTGTTCAAGAAGGAGAATGTGCGCGTCATCTGGGACACGGTCGTCGACGAAATCACCGGGCAGCCCGGCAAGGCGCCGCTGCCGCCTTCGGTGGAAGGGCTGACGCTGCGCAATGTCGTGACCGGCGAGGTGACGCGGCTCAAGGTCGATGGCGTGTTCGTGGCGATCGGCCATGCGCCGGCGGTCGAGCTGTTCGTCGGCAAGCTGAAGCAGAAGCCGAACGGCTATCTGTGGACAGCGCCGGACTCGACCCGCACCGACGTGCCCGGTGTGTTCGCCGCCGGCGACGTCACCGACGACATCTACCGGCAGGCGGTGACGGCGGCCGGACTCGGCTGCATGGCCGCGCTCGAGGCTGAAAAATATCTCGCCGGGATCGAGGTGCACCGCGAGGCGGCGGAATAACAAAACGGCTGAGAAAAGCCGTTTAAAAGCCTGATTTTTCATTCAGACGCCAGAAAACGATACGAGGGGAAACCATGGCGCTGGACTGGGACAAGCTTCGCGTGTTTCACGCTGCGGCGGAGGCTGGGTCGTTCACCCATGCCGCCGAGACGTTGCACCTGTCGCAGTCGGCGATCTCGCGTCAGGTCAGTGCGCTGGAGCATGATGTCGGCGTGGCGCTGTTCCACCGCCACGCGCGCGGCCTGGTGCTGACCGAGCAGGGCGAAATGCTGTTCCGCACGGCGCACGACGTGCTGATGAAGCTGGAGACGATCAAATCGCGGCTGACCGAGGCCAAGGATCGGCCGTCCGGCGTGCTGAGGGTGACGACCACGGTCGGTCTTGGTGCCGGCTGGCTGACCGAACGCGTGCAGGAATTCATCGAACTCTATCCCGAGATCAGCCTGCAGCTGATTCTCGCCAACGAAGAGCTCGACCTCACCATGCGCCAGGCCGACTGCGCCATCCGGCTGCGTCAGCCGCAGCAGCCGGATCTCATCCAGCGCCGCCTGTTCACCGTGCATTTCCATCTCTACGCGGCGCCCTCCTACATCAGCAGATACGGCAAACCGGCCTCGATCGCCGAGCTTCGGAACCATCGCATCGTCACCTTCGGCGTGCCGGTGCCGTCGCACCTGTCGGAGCTAAACTGGCTGGAGACGGTCGGCGATTTCGAAAATGGGCAAAGAGTGCCGACGCTGCAGATCAACGACATCCTGTCGATCAAGCGCGCGGTGCAGGGTGGCGCCGGCATCGCCATGCTGCCCGACTACGTGATCAACAAGGATTCGGGCCTGATCCAGCTCCTGCCGGAGACGGAGGTGCCGTCCTTCGATACCTATTTCGCCTATCCGGACGCGATGAAGAACCAGGCCAAGCTGCATGTCTTTCGCGATTTCATCATCGCCAAGGCGCGCAGCTGGTCCTTCTAGGGTGCGTCGAAATCCAGGCGAGACCGGCCTGACCTGAACCTCCGGTTTGTCGGATCACCCGCGCCATGGCGTCAGCCGCGGCAGCCAGCCGGGGACGGCGCGACGGTAGGCCTCGTACTCGGCGCCGTAGCGACGGGCGAGCGTCGGCTCTTCGTAGAGCCTGACGAACGAGACCATGGCGGCGCCGACCACGGCGCCGTAGGCGACGAGCGTCCAGCTCGAGAACAACAGCGCCTGGCCGAGGATGATCGACAGCACGGCGACGTACATCGGATTGCGCACGTAACGGTAGATGCCGCTGACAACCAGCCGTTCGGTCGGCGCCACCGGGGCCGGCGTGCCAAGGCCCTCGAGCGCGAAGCGGGTGAAGGCGTGCAGCAGCATGGCTGTCGCTCCCACAACCAGCACCCAGCCGACAGGAACGAAGGCCGGCACCGTCGACAGCGGCAGCTGGTAGCGGTTCGTCAAAAGAAAAGGCGCCAGCCCGGCAACGACGCCGGGGGCCACGACAAGGAACAGCGCGCTGCCGGCGATTGCTGAAAATGTACGCATCAGGCGCCCTTGCCGCAAAAATGGACTGGGGCTGCTCGAATCCACATCATTTGGCGGCGTTCGCATTTTCCGATTGGAAACGACCCTGATGAAGGTTTCGGCAGCGACTTTGACCCTGAGTCGCGCTTGATTCCACCGATTTTCCTGGTCCTATTGAGCCCGGTAGTGGGTTGGACCACAGCCTGCGCCTTTTTGCATGCGTGTGTTGCAAAATAGATGCTTGTTTCTTGGGCATGATGAGCACATATATAGATCATCTCCTGGGCGCGTTCTCCTCCCATTAGCGCCCTCGAGTGTTCCCCTCTGGAGGTTAGCCTCAACAGGCACTTCCAATCAAACTCAGCCGGATCTTTATTGATCCGGCTTTTTTGTTGCCCGCAGTCCACGGATGCGGCGGAAAATCGATCGGCACTGCCACGTAACAGTGACATGTAACCTCTGGTAACATGGCGAAGACGCACTCTATCGAATAAGCAGATCATAGGACGCGGTTTGGTCGGTCCGGGAGATGGGGGCATCACTCGGACGGACCGGGCTCAGGCGGCTACCGCGTCCGAACCATTTCCCGCTGCGGCGGACCTGCCGTTTGCCTCCCAGGAAGACGGTCCGCAATAAGAACGGCGTCCGGATAGTCCGGGCGCCGTTTGCGTGTCTGCCACAACAAGTCCCGTTCAGGCAGCCTTGCCGCTGGCGTTCATCGCTTCGTCGGCCAGCCGGCCGGTAAGCTCGGCCATGTGGTCAAAGGCTGCCCGATAGCTGGCGACGCCGGCGGTTGCCGAGCGCAACTCGATGATCAGATCGCCGATCTCGGCCTGCGGCATGGTCGCCTCGACGACATCCCATCCCGGCCAATCAGGCCGCGCGTCATAACCGAGGATCTGGCCGCGCCGCTGCGGGATCAACGCGATGATCTTCGATGTCGCGTCGGACGGTGTGACGATCTCGACCTTCATCACCGGCTCGAGCAGCACCGGCGAGCAGGCAGCCATGCCCTCCTTCATCGCCAGCTTGGCCGCCATCTGGAAGGCCATGTCGGAGGAGTCGACGGCATGGTACGAGCCGTCCGAGAGATTGACTGCGACATCGACCACGGGGAAGCCGAGCGGTCCCGATTTCAGATAGTCGCGTATGCCTGTCTCCACCGACTGAATGTAGGTCTTCGGCACCACGCCGCCGGTGATGGTGTCGGTGAACTGGAAGCCAGTGCCGCGCGGCAGAGGCTTGATCTCGATCACCACGTCGCCGAACTGGCCGTGGCCGCCGGACTGCTTCTTGTGGCGGCCGCGCTGCTGCGCCGGTTTGCGGATCGTCTCGCGATAGGGCACGGCCGGAGCGTGGCCCTCGACCGGGATCTGGTTCTTGCCCTCGAGCCGCTCGCGCACGACCCGCAGGTGCATTTCGCCATGTCCCGACAGCACAGTCTCGGCGGAGTCCTGGTTGTGGCGCAGGCTGAGCGAGGGATCCTCCTCGGCCAGGCGCTGGATGGCGGCCGACATCTTGACCTCGTCCTTGCGCTCCTTCGGCCGCAGCGCGAAGGCGAACACCGGCTGCGGTGGCTCCAGCGTGACCAGCGGCTTGCTGCCGCCCTTGACCGAACTCAGCGTCTGGCCGGTCTTGACGTTGTCGAGCTTGCCCAGCGCGACGGTGTCGCCGGTCTTGGCGGAGGCGAGCTTCAGCTGATCCTTGCCAAGCATCTTGTAGATGCCGGAGACCTTGGCGCTTTCGCCGTTCGAGAGGTAAAGCTCGGCCGCGTCGGCGAGCTGCCCGGACAGCACCCGCGAGACCGACAGCTTGCCGCCATGGGCGGTGTGGATGGTCTTCATCACCTGGACAACGGTCTGGTTGCCGTCGGGCGCGCCAAGGCGCTTGCGGGTCGCCTCGATGTCGGGCGCGTCATGGCGGATCGCCTTCAGGAGACGCAGCACGCCATTGCCCTTCTCGGCGGTGCCAATCAGCACCGGCGTCACCGCGCCGGCGCGAAGATCGGCGGCGAGATCGTCGAAGATGGCATCCTTCGGCGGTTCGATCTCCTCGAGCAGCTGCTCCATCAACTGGTCGTCATGGTCGGCGAGCGTCTCCAGCATGGAGAAGCGGGCTTCCAGCTCACGAGCCTTGTCGTCGCTTGGGATGTCAGCGACCTGGCTTTCGGCATATTCGCGGTAGATGTAGGCCCGCTCCAGCGCGAGATCGATCGAACCGATGACGACACCGTCCTTGCGCAGCGGAATCTGGCGCAGCAGCAGCGGCACCGAACTTGCCGGCTGCAGCATCTTCAGCGTGTCGCGCACTCCGGCGATCGCCTTGTCGACCTTGTTCAGGAACAGGATGCGCGGCACGCCAAGATCGTCGAGCTTGCGCATGATGAGCTGCAGCGCGGGGATCTTCTTCTCGTCGGCTTCGGCCACGACAACGGCGGCATCGCAGGCGGCAAGCACCGGTTCGGCCTCGAAGGCGAACTCGATCGAGCCGGGACAATCGACGAAGGTGAGCTGCTCGCCCATGAATTCCGTGGTGGCGAAGGTCGCCTCGACGCTCATGGCGTGGGCGCGGGCCTCGGCCGAATGATCGGAAACTGTGCTGCCTGATGAAACGGGATTCTGGCGGGGAATGGCGCCCGTCCGGGCGAGGATTGCTTCGAGAAGTGTCGTCTTACCGCTTGCGAAGGGACCGACTATGGCTATGCATTTCGGTCCCGTGCGTCGTCCTCCGGCGCGAGTACCCATGGCTGACCTCCACTCAGGCGTTTCCCTGTGAGCGGCGGCCGGCCTGTTCGGCCGTCGCGGGCGGGGCTTCTTTTCAATCGCCACCTGCCCAACGCCATCGTCCCACGGGTTCGCGGGGAGGGCAAGGAAAATAGGAAATTTTGCCGGCTTTGTGCCCTCAGGCGATCAGGGCCAGCGCTGCGGCATCGGCGGCGGGGAGAGCGCCGGCCTTTTGGCGCGGTGCCGGCCTGCCGAAGAAATAGCCCTGGAAGCGGTTGCAGCCGGCTGCCCTGGCGAGGGTGAACTCCTCTTCCGTCTCGACGCCTTCGGCGACGATGGTGACATGCTGGATGCGTGCGATCTGCGCCAGCGCCGAGACGAAGATCTGGGCCACCTGATCGTGGGCGAGGCTGCTGATATAGGAGCGGTCGATCTTGATACTGTCGATGGGCAAGGTCTTGAGATAGTTGATGCCGCAATGGCCGGTGCCGAAATCGTCGAGCGCGATGTGGAAGCCGAGCCCGCGCAGGGCTTCCAGGCGCTTCAGGATTTCGGGCGTGGCCGCGGTCGCCACCGTCTCGGTGATCTCGATTATGAACTCAGCCGCCAACCTGCCGGTTTCGCGGAGCACGCGGTCGCACATGGTGACGATCTCGTCGCGCTTCAGCTGCTCGCCGGAAACGTTGATGCTGATGCGGAGCCCGGGAAAATGTGCGATGTCGGCGCAAGCGCGCCTGAATACCCATTCGCCGAGCATGTCGATCAAGGTCGAACGCTCGGCGATCGGTATGAAGTCGGCCGGTGATATCAGGCCACGCACCGGATGGCGCCAGCGGACGAGCCCTTCAAGCGCAAAGGTCGATCGGTCGGTATCGACGATCGGTTGATAGTGGAGGTCAAGCTCGCCGAGGTAGATGGCCGCTCGAAGCTCGCGCTCGACCAGGCGACGGTAGCGCTTGTCCGACAGCATCTCCTCGTCGAACACGGTGACGCGGCCACGGCCGCCGGCCTTGCTCTCATAGAGGGCGAGGTCGGCAAGCAACATCAGCTCCGTCGTGTTCGAGGCGTGCGCGGGAGCTAGTGCCACGCCGATCGAGATTGATAGCGGGACGATCTTGCCTTCATGCGATTTGCCTGCCCGCATCACATCGAGCAGCCGGCGCGCATCCTTGTTGATCACTGCCAGATTGCCGTGCGGAACGATGACGGCGAATTCGTCGCCACCCAGCCGCCCGACTACGCCGTCGGCGAAGATACGCTCTGCGGCCTTGACCAGATGCGCCAGGGCGAGGTCGCCGAATTGATGGCCGAACGTGTCGTTGAGCTGTTTGAAGTGATCGAGATCAATCAACAGCAGGCTCGCCTCGCGCCGGCTGCGCAAGGTGCCCAGCCGCTCGTCGAGCGCTTCGAGGACATAGCGGCGGGTCATGGCGCCGGTCATCGCGTCGACGGCCAGAAAATGATGCTTCTCCGCTTCGGCGGCCGCCGCCGAGCGCAGGCGCTGGACCACGCTGCTGCGCATGTACATCAGCACCAGCAGCGCCAGGCCAGTCGCCACCATCGAAACGATGAGGGCGCTCGTGAAGGAGGAGTCCCTGACCAGGCCGGCCGCGCCGAGCGCGGTCGCGGCGATGCTCAGTACAAGCAGGAACTGGATACCGCGGTAGATTCTGCCGCTGTGATCCTTGATCGTGGCCAGTATGCTCATGTCACCGTCCCCGCAACACAAGCCACGGCTAGCGCCCAGCTGTTAAGAAGACATTGAGCCTGCCGACGATCGGCCGCTCATGGTTAAGAAGAAAATCGTCGGCGTTACGTGACGTCAACCGGTCCGGCGCAGGGCCGGCAGGGCAGTATCCGCATCATGCGTCGCGACAGCCTCAGCAAAGCGCGACAGCATCGGATTGAACAGGTCCGGACGCTCCCAGAAAGGGGCATGTCCGGCGCCAGGGACGACGTGGCATTGCTCCCACAGCGTGCCGCAATCCAGCGTGTCGAAGTAGTTGAGCCGGATGAACGGGTCGTCCTCGCCGTTGATGATCGCGACGGGGAAGGCGGCCTGCTCGACAACCTGTTTCTGGTCGGCGCCCTTGCCGGCCATCATGGAACGGGTCACCATGACGCGCAGCCGGCCATCCGTGCGCAGGATGGCGTCGCGGAATGACGGATCCGCGCTGTCGCCGAAGCACAGCGTTTCGAAGCGTTCGGCATCGCGTTCGGAATAGACCTTCTTGGAAGCGAGCAGCATGTCCCAGTTGGCGTGGAAGCCGCGCAGCATGCCGAAGAAGCCCTTCGATACGGGC
Coding sequences:
- a CDS encoding alpha/beta hydrolase, with translation MAVVERTIRTPQADLRVSESAGPGMPIVMIHGSGASRAVFARQFDSPLADAHRLIAFDLPGHGESSDAADPATDYTLTGLARSAAELLDGLGIGHAVVYGWSLGGHVAIELASFHPAVHGLMLTGAPPVSKGFFGMLRGFHANWDMLLASKKVYSERDAERFETLCFGDSADPSFRDAILRTDGRLRVMVTRSMMAGKGADQKQVVEQAAFPVAIINGEDDPFIRLNYFDTLDCGTLWEQCHVVPGAGHAPFWERPDLFNPMLSRFAEAVATHDADTALPALRRTG